From a single Bos indicus isolate NIAB-ARS_2022 breed Sahiwal x Tharparkar chromosome 11, NIAB-ARS_B.indTharparkar_mat_pri_1.0, whole genome shotgun sequence genomic region:
- the PTGES2 gene encoding prostaglandin E synthase 2, producing the protein MGVLKVGRRGLKLSPTRAAPAPLGVTVTPGNRLAPPLQGEPEPRQSLFLAPFRGAGGANMAHAVRALWPHGRALAWRLGDRPALGLHAQSRAGFTGAAGGSGPAATARKGGPRLLGAAALALGGALGLYHTARWHLRAQDLRAERSATQLSLSSRLQLTLYQYKTCPFCSKVRAFLDFHALPYQVVEVNPVRRAEIKFSSYRKVPIVMAQEGESLQQLNDSSVIISALKTYLVSGQPLADIITYYPPMKAVNDQGKEVTEFCNKYWLMLDEKEAQRMYGGKEARTEEMKWRQWADDWLVHLISPNVYRTPAEALASFDYIVKEGNFGTVEGAMAKYMGAAAMYFISKRLKRRHHLRDDVREDLYEAANKWVAAVGKDRPFMGGQKPNLADLAVYGVLRVMEGLEAFDDLMRHTHIQPWYLRVEKAIAEAPQ; encoded by the exons ATGGGTGTTTTAAAAGTTGGGCGCCGGGGACTCAAGCTCAGTCCCACGAGGGCTGCCCCCGCCCCGCTCGGCGTCACCGTCACCCCTGGCAACCGGCTGGCCCCGCCCCTTCAAGGGGAGCCAGAGCCAAGGCAGTCTTTGTTTCTCGCGCCCTTCCGCGGCGCCGGCGGAGCAAACATGGCCCACGCTGTACGGGCTCTGTGGCCCCACGGGCGCGCTCTGGCCTGGAGGCTGGGCGATCGGCCGGCGCTGGGACTCCACGCGCAGAGCCGGGCCGGCTTCACCGGGGCAGCGGGAGGCTCGGGCCCCGCCGCTACGGCCCGCAAGGGGGGTCCACGGCTCCTGGGGGCGGCGGCGCTGGCCCTGGGTGGCGCCCTGGGACTATACCACACGGCGCGGTGGCACCTGCGCGCCCAGGACCTCCGCGCAGAGCGCTCGGCCACACAG CTCTCCCTGTCCAGCCGCCTGCAGCTGACGCTGTACCAGTACAAAACGTGTCCGTTCTGCAGCAAGGTCCGCGCCTTCCTCGACTTCCACGCCCTGCCCTACCAGGTGGTGGAGGTGAACCCTGTGCGCCGGGCCGAGATCAAGTTCTCCTCCTACAGGAAGGTGCCCATCGTTATGGCCCAGGAAGGAGAGAGTTTG caaCAACTGAACGACTCCTCTGTCATCATCAGCGCTCTCAAGACCTATCTGGTGTCAGG GCAACCCCTGGCAGACATCATCACCTACTATCCACCCATGAAGGCGGTGAATGACCAGGGCAAGGAGGTGACCGAATTCTGCAACAAGTACTGGCTCATGCTGGATGAGAAGGAAGCCCAGCGGATGTATGGGGGGAAGGAGGCCAGGAC GGAGGAGATGAAGTGGCGGCAGTGGGCGGACGACTGGTTGGTACACCTCATCTCCCCCAACGTGTACCGCACGCCGGCCGAGGCCTTGGCCTCCTTTGACTACATTGTCAAGGAGGGCAATTTCGGGACCGTGGAGGGCGCCATGGCCAAGTACATGGGTGCAGCTGCCATGTACTTCATCAGCAAGCGGCTCAAACGCAG GCACCACCTCCGGGATGACGTGCGGGAGGATCTCTACGAGGCTGCCAACAAGTGGGTGGCAGCTGTGGGCAAAGACCGGCCCTTCATGGGGGGCCAGAAGCCGAACCTGGCAGATCTG GCAGTCTACGGCGTGCTGCGTGTGATGGAGGGTCTAGAGGCCTTCGACGACCTCATGCGTCACACTCACATCCAGCCCTGGTACCTGCGGGTGGAGAAGGCCATCGCCGAGGCCCCCCAGTGA